A single Sulfurimonas aquatica DNA region contains:
- a CDS encoding class I SAM-dependent methyltransferase: MDLLKKELINLEVKSIIEFKVLNPDYCSSTYAGNRVYVNNQAFIYREYKAWLDLAHILNCRMLTPKSDSGSQVIIRYEKLNSDESFHKSEMDKEKKYGTESIFSQIYKNEEPSFIHYYLQALKNVNFNKRTRVLNLGVNSADEFVVIKEISQDFSTLELVGIDFCDSAIELARKKFINDKNITFYTHHINDLASLNLGEFDLIISIGTLQSSNLEFNKLFMSIVQNQLKRDGAMILGFPNCRWVDGEMVYGAKVKNYPFSEMGLLYKDVVFCKKYLQQKKFRVTVTGKDYIFLTASSIRK, from the coding sequence ATGGATTTATTAAAAAAAGAGCTTATAAATTTAGAGGTAAAAAGTATTATAGAATTTAAAGTTTTAAATCCTGATTACTGCTCTTCGACTTATGCTGGCAATAGAGTTTATGTAAATAATCAAGCATTTATCTATAGAGAATATAAAGCCTGGTTGGATTTAGCACACATCCTAAACTGTAGGATGCTTACACCAAAGAGTGACTCAGGGTCTCAAGTGATAATAAGATATGAAAAACTAAACAGTGATGAGAGTTTTCATAAGAGTGAGATGGACAAAGAGAAAAAGTATGGAACTGAGTCTATATTTTCACAAATATATAAAAACGAAGAACCATCTTTCATCCACTACTACCTCCAAGCACTTAAAAATGTAAACTTTAACAAACGCACAAGAGTTTTAAACTTAGGTGTCAATAGTGCTGATGAATTTGTTGTTATAAAAGAAATCTCACAAGATTTTTCAACTCTAGAGTTAGTAGGCATTGACTTTTGTGACTCTGCTATTGAGTTAGCACGAAAGAAGTTTATAAATGATAAAAACATAACTTTTTACACACATCATATTAACGACCTGGCCTCTTTAAACCTTGGAGAATTTGATTTGATCATATCGATTGGTACACTTCAGAGCTCAAATTTAGAATTTAACAAACTTTTTATGTCAATAGTGCAAAACCAACTTAAACGCGATGGAGCTATGATTTTAGGATTTCCAAATTGTAGGTGGGTAGATGGTGAAATGGTCTATGGAGCTAAGGTCAAAAACTATCCCTTTTCAGAAATGGGTCTACTTTATAAAGATGTAGTTTTTTGTAAAAAGTACCTACAACAAAAAAAGTTTAGAGTTACAGTTACAGGAAAAGATTATATTTTTTTAACCGCAAGCTCCATTAGAAAATAA
- a CDS encoding YgiQ family radical SAM protein: MSRRNKNTHDNKNRDTHNFREQDFLPTTRADMDARGWDYCDVILVSGDAYIDSPFIGVAMVGRMLEKLGYRVGMIGQPDIKSGDDIMRLGEPRLYWGVSGGSVDSMVSNYTATKKFRNSDDYTPGGKNNKRPDRAISVYCNLIRRHFKNTVPLVLGGIEASLRRVSHYDYWSDKLKKPILFDSKADVLIYGMGEIALEQLTKAIDEKQDYRDIRGVCYISKEPVEKYHQMPSHQECLDDKEKYIDLFDLFYDNNDPIAANGLCQPVDTRFLIQNPPCDHLSEEEMDAHSNLPFTRELHPYYAKDGKVKCLETIKFSIMTHHGCWGECNFCAIGVHQGRTIRTRSEENILKEANDFNKYKDYKGIISDVGGPTANMYGYECNKKLKLGTCDHQRCVDANHLCQSMKPDHSRNINLLRQVREVPGVRKAFVASGVRYDLITEDKKHGYEYLKEMVKHHISGQMKVAPEHTQQHVLELMGKPGKQTLIDFKKLYDKLNKEEGKNQFLTYYLIAAHPGCEEKDMHELKRFTRDELQMNPEQAQVFTPTPGTYSAVMYYTEMDPKTRRKIFVEKDTKRKEKQKQIVVAKDNFASGFAS; encoded by the coding sequence TTGAGTAGAAGAAACAAAAACACCCACGATAATAAAAATAGAGATACTCATAACTTTAGAGAACAAGATTTTTTACCTACAACCCGTGCAGACATGGATGCTAGAGGGTGGGACTACTGTGATGTAATTCTTGTTAGTGGTGATGCCTATATAGACTCACCTTTTATTGGTGTAGCCATGGTAGGTCGTATGCTTGAGAAGTTAGGCTACAGAGTAGGAATGATAGGTCAGCCTGATATTAAGTCGGGTGATGATATTATGCGTTTAGGTGAGCCGCGTTTATATTGGGGTGTGAGTGGTGGAAGTGTTGATAGTATGGTGAGTAACTATACTGCAACAAAGAAGTTTAGAAACTCAGATGATTATACTCCAGGTGGCAAGAATAACAAACGCCCTGATCGTGCCATAAGTGTCTACTGTAACCTTATCCGTCGTCATTTTAAAAACACTGTTCCTCTAGTTTTAGGTGGAATCGAAGCGAGTTTAAGACGTGTGAGTCATTATGACTACTGGTCAGATAAGCTTAAAAAACCAATTTTGTTTGATTCAAAAGCGGATGTGCTTATTTATGGAATGGGTGAAATAGCACTGGAGCAACTTACAAAAGCAATAGATGAAAAACAAGACTATAGAGATATTCGTGGTGTTTGTTACATATCTAAAGAACCAGTGGAAAAGTATCATCAAATGCCATCTCATCAAGAGTGTTTAGATGATAAAGAGAAGTATATAGACCTCTTTGATCTGTTTTATGATAACAATGACCCAATAGCAGCAAATGGACTTTGTCAGCCTGTTGACACTCGTTTTTTAATCCAAAATCCACCATGTGATCACTTGAGTGAAGAAGAAATGGATGCGCACTCCAACCTTCCTTTTACTAGAGAACTGCATCCTTATTATGCAAAAGATGGAAAAGTGAAATGTTTGGAGACAATAAAATTCTCAATTATGACGCACCATGGATGTTGGGGCGAGTGTAATTTCTGTGCTATTGGCGTGCATCAAGGGCGTACGATTAGGACACGCTCTGAAGAAAATATCTTAAAAGAAGCGAATGATTTTAACAAGTATAAAGACTATAAAGGGATTATTTCTGATGTTGGTGGGCCAACAGCCAATATGTACGGATACGAGTGCAATAAAAAGTTGAAACTTGGTACTTGTGACCACCAACGCTGTGTTGATGCAAACCATCTTTGTCAATCTATGAAGCCAGACCATTCTCGAAATATTAATTTACTTAGACAAGTAAGAGAAGTGCCAGGTGTGAGAAAGGCTTTTGTAGCAAGTGGTGTACGTTATGACCTTATAACAGAAGATAAGAAGCATGGGTATGAGTATCTAAAAGAGATGGTGAAACATCATATATCTGGCCAGATGAAAGTAGCTCCTGAACATACTCAGCAGCATGTACTAGAGCTAATGGGAAAACCAGGAAAGCAAACACTCATAGATTTTAAAAAGCTCTATGATAAGTTAAATAAGGAAGAGGGGAAGAATCAGTTTTTAACCTACTATCTTATCGCGGCACATCCAGGGTGTGAAGAAAAAGATATGCATGAGTTAAAACGCTTTACAAGAGATGAACTACAGATGAATCCGGAGCAGGCTCAGGTTTTTACACCAACGCCAGGAACTTACTCTGCTGTGATGTACTATACTGAAATGGATCCTAAAACAAGAAGAAAAATATTTGTAGAAAAAGATACTAAACGCAAAGAAAAACAGAAACAGATAGTTGTTGCAAAAGATAATTTTGCTAGTGGATTTGCTTCTTAA